A segment of the Cohnella algarum genome:
TATTGTCGGTCACGCCAAGCCCCCCTTTGTCCGTGTTGTCGTCGATCACTTTCCGGTCGCCAGAGGGCCGAACCATTCGCCCGCCGCCGCGTCCGCAACGCCGCCATGCCGATCGTAGACGACGCTGCCCCGCAGAACGGTCGTTTGCACGCGGCAGCGCATCGTTTTGCCGATGTAGACGTTCTGCTTGTGCCGGTCATGCAGGTGTTCCTTGCGCAGGACATACGGGGAAAAATCGACGATCGCCAAGTCCGCGTCGGCGCCGACGGCGATCTGTCCCTTGCGGGGGCCGAGCCCGAACCGCCGCGCCGGACCGCCCGAGAGCAGCCGGCAAAGCAGCGGCAGCTCGAGCCCCCGCGCGGCATGGCCTTCGCCGAGCACGAGCTCCAGCGAATTTTGCGCGCCGGAAATGCCGCCCCAGATTTCGAACCAGTCGGCGGACGTCTTCATCTCCGGCGGGCAAGGCGAATGGTCGGAGGCGATCATGTCGATTTCGCCCCGCGCGATCGCCGCCCACAGCCCTTCGACTTCCGCTTGCGTGCGCAGCGGAGGCGCGCATTTCGCCACCGGTCCGGCCTGCTCGAGCGCATCGCCCGTCAGCGTCAAATAGTGCGGGCACGTCTCCAGCGTAACGTCCAGGCCCGACCGCTTGGCCCGCGCGATCTCTTCCGCCGCCTCCGGACTGCTGATATGCACGAAATGAAGCGGGCAGCCCGTCTGCTCCGCGAAAAACAACGCCCGCCGCACCGCCTCGACCTCGGCGTAAACCGGCCGGGTCTGCAAATAATCGGCAGGCCCGGCGAGGCCGCGGCTCGCCTTGTCCGCGGCGAGCGCCCGGATGACGGCTTCGCTTTCGGCATGCAGCGCCAATATTTTGCCGAGCCGGGCGATTTCCCGCATGCCGGCGTACAGCGTCGCGTCGTCCACCTCGCGGAAAGCTCCTTCCTCCTTGCCGCCGGCCGCGGACATAAACGCTTTGAAGCCGACGACGCCCGCTTCCGCCAACGGCGCGAGCTCCTCCAGGTTGCCGGGAACGAGGCCGCCCCAAAACGCGTAGTCGACGCGGGAACGTCCTTTCGCCAGCCGCTTCTTCTCCTCCAGCGCGGCCAGCGTCGTCGTCGGAGGCAGGCCGTTGAGCGGCATATCGAAGTAAGCGGTGCAGCCGCCCGCGGCGAGCGCCGCCGAGCCGCTCGGAAACCCTTCCCAATGCGCCATGCCCGGCTCGTTGAAATGAACGTGAACGTCGATCATGCCCGGCACGACGACAAGCCCTTCCGCTTCGAGCGCCGTCTCCGCCTCTTCCGCCGGAACGGTCCCCAAAACCGCGATCTTGCCTCCCTGAATCCCGATATCCGTACGCTCGACTCGGTCGTCCAGCACGACACGGCCGCCCTTGATCACCAAATCGTACTTGGCTGCCATCCGATTTCCTCCCATCCTTCCGGTCAAACAGCGGTTCGCCTATTTGTCACGAATAGTAACATTTCGAACGCCAGTTGATTTCATCTTAGCAGAAATAGAAGTCAAAACAATAGACAATGTGCACAAAGGTAACATAATTAATTGTTTGAATTGCACAAGCCCATATTTTGTTGCATAATTCTCTAAAGACAAACCTTTTTTTATGTAATTTTATTTAACATAAATTCGTTCCGGAGGGGATCGCATGCAGCTTCAAGAACTGCTCAAGCTGCCGGTTTATCGCGGCGCCCGCCTGCTCGCCGGCAAAGGCGGCGCGGCGCGGCAGGTCAAATCGGTCAACATGATGGATGCGCCCGATATCATTGGCTTTCTCAAGCCGAATGATCTGCTGCTCACGACAGGGTACGCCATGCGCGACAAGCCGGAGGAGCTGGCCGGACTGATCCGGCAGATGGCCGAAAACGGCTGCGCCGGCCTCGGCATCAAGCTCAAGCGGTTTTTGCACGAAATCCCGCAGAGCGCGTTGGACCTGGCCGACGAGCTGGACTTTCCGCTGATCGAGCTCGCGCTCGAGCCTTCCCTCGGCGAGCTGCTTCAAGCCTCGCTGAGCCGCATGATGGAAAAGCACAACGAAGAGCTGCACTACGCGATCGATCTGCACCGCGATTTTTCCCGGATGATCATGCAAGGTCACGGAATCGCCGCCGTCATCCAGGCGCTGTCGCGCGTCGTCGAAGGCACCGCCCTGCTGATGAATCACCGCTGCGAGACGATATTCGGCTCGGGGCCGCTTCCCGATGCCGTATTCGGGCAGCTGCGGGAGCAATCGCGCCGCATGCTGGCCGGGCAGCCGGACTCGGACGCCGAAACGGTCGGCTTGCGTTTGCCGGCAGACGAAACCGAAGAAGGGCCGGAAGCTTTTTTTTACCGGATCCGGCTGCCGCAGCAAACGTATTTCATGGTTTTGGTCAATGCGGCGCGAATGGACGGGTCGCCGCTGCCCAGCCTCGCCGTCGAACAGGCCGCCAACGTGATCGGGTTCGAGCTGATGAAGCAGCAGGCCGTGCGCGAACGCACCCGCCGGTTCAAAAACGAATATTTCGATAATTTGGTGGAAGGCCGATTCGGTTCGGCCGCGGAAATTTTGCATTCGGGGAAGCGCTACGGACTGCAGGATCGGGTCCCGTATTTGTGCATCGCCGCCCAAACGGACCCGGGCACGGGGGAAGCCGACGACAGCCAGTTCCAAAAACGGGACTACATTTACGAGCGATTGAAAACGATGCTGTCCGAGCGCAAGCGGAAGTTCGTCATGTTCAACAAAAAGGAACGGTACGTATTGCTGGTGGAGTGGGAGCGGCAGCCGGCTTCCGGGGTCGCCCTTTTGTCCCGCGAATTGGCCGAGCTTCAGGAAAGCCTGTTTTCGGCGGACCGCGTTTCGCTGTCGTTCGGCATCGGCAACCCGGCGGAGCAGCTGACGCAAATTCCGGGCGCTTTCAAAGAAGCGGCAAACGCGCTTGAGCTCGGTTACCGGGGGAGGCAAACGAGATTCGTGCAAATTTATCGGGCAAAAGAGGTCGCCGGGCTGCTCGGCATGATCCCGAAAGAAGCGCGGCGCGACTTTGTGGCGGAATCTTTCCGGCCGCTTGCGAACGTGGAGCCGGGCGAGCGCGAGGAATTGCTGAACACCGCCCGGGCGTTTCTCGAAACGCAGGGCCAGATCGCCGAAACCGCGAAGCGGCTGTACATTCACCGGAACACGGTCGCCTACCGCATGGCCAAGTTCGAGAAGCTGACCGGGCGCAGCTTGCGGGATCCGAACGATTCGCTGCGGCTTCGGCTCGCTTTTTTGCTTCGGGAGCTGCAGTAGGCTTCCAGCTGCAACGGCGAAACCGCCCCCTCAAACGACGAAGCTGTCCCCGTCGGCTTGAAAGCCGGTTCGGGGACAGCCGGCCTGTCCTATCCTTTGATCGAGCCGAGCATGGCTCCCTTGGCGAAATGCTTTTGCAAAAACGGGTATACCAGCAAAATCGGCAGCGTCGCGACGACGATGACGGCCATTTTGACCGATTGCTCCGGAGGCGGCACCGCGGAATCGAGATTCGAGCTGTAGTCCATCCCGCTCGCCAGCACGACGATCTGGCGCAGCAGCACCTGAATCGGCCACATTTCGCTTTTGTTCAAATACAAAATGGCGTTCATATACGTGTTCCAGTACGTGACCGCGTAAAAAAGCGAAATGGTCGCGATCGCCGGCATGGACAGCGGCAGCACGATCCGGAACAAAATGCCGAAATCGTGGCAGCCGTCGATTTTCGCCGATTCCTCCAGCCCCTCGGGAATGTTCTGGAAAAAGTTTTTGAGAATGATCATGTTGAACGCGGTAATCGCCGACGGCAAAATGAGCGCGGCGTACGTATCGATCAGCCCCAGCTCCTTGACGACGAGAAAAGTCGGAATCATCCCGCCGCTGAACAGCATCGTAAAGACGACGAGAAACATCAGGCCTCTCCGGCCGTCCAGGTCCCGCCGCGACAGGCCGTACGCCATGAGCGACGTGATCAGCATGCTGAACAGCGTTCCGACCAGCGTGACGCCGATCGATACGGCCATCGCGCGAAAAATCGTCGGCGTCGAGAAAATGAAGCGGTACGCTTCCGTGCTCCAGACGGTCGGCACGAGAATGAACTTCTTCGCGGCGATTTCCGCGTTCGTCGTAAACGAGCCCGCCACGACATGGACGAACGGAAGCACCGTCACGAGCGCGATGACGGCAAGCAGCGCGAAATTCACGATCGAGAACAGGCGCCCGCCAAACGTTCGGTCTTCTACCATGAGCAGCCTCTCCTTCGCTTTTAGTAAATGCCTTCTTCTCCGAATCTTTTGGCCAGGCGGTTCGCGACCATGACCAGCACGAGGCCGACCGCCGATTTGAAAAATCCGACCGCGGCGCTGTAGCTGAACTGCATTTGCCTCAAGCCGGCGGTATAGACGTACGTATCGATAATTTCAGCGACATTGCGGTTCATCGAGTTGAGCAGCAGGTACACATGTTCGAACCCGAGCTCCAGCACGTCGCCAATTTTCAAGATCAAAAGGACGACAATGACGCTCCGGATCGCCGGCAGCGTAATATGCCAAATCTGCCGCAGCCGTCCGGCGCCGTCCATCCGGGCCGCCTCGTACAGTTGGGGATCGATCGAGGCGATGGCCGCCAAATAGATGATCGTCCCCCACCCCGCCTCGCGCCAGATAACCTGGACGATATACGTGGGCCGGAACCATTCGGGGCTGAGCAGGAAGTTGATTTTGGGCAGCCCCAGCATGACGAGCAGCTCGTTGATAATCCCGCCGTCCATCGTCAGCATGACGTAGCCGATCGAAACGATAATGACCCATGACATGAAATGGGGCAAATAAACGAGCGATTGGAAAAACTTTTTGAAAAACGCGGTCCGCACTTCGTTCAGCATGAGCGCGAGAATGATCGGCACCGGGAAATAAAAGACGAGGTTCATGCCGAACAAAATAAGCGTATTGGATAAAATCTGCCAGAAATCCGGCATCGTGAACAGGCGCTCGAAATGCTCGAAGCCGACCCATTCGCTGCCCAAAATGCCTTTGAACGGCTTGTAATCCTGAAACGAAATGACGAGCCCGAACATCGGGACGTATTTGAAAATCAGAAAATAAAGCAAGCCCGGCAAAATCATGACGTAAATCCAGCGGTTTCTCCACATGCGTTTTTTCCGCTCGCTCTTGGTGCGCTCCCTGAGAGCGGCCTGCGAGCGGACAGCCATTTCCTCCATAACTCCACATCCTTAGAAGAGGTCGGTCAGCGCGAGAGGCATCTCCTTCGCGGAAAGCTTTCCCGTTCGAAAGCCCCGCGAAGGAAATGCCGGGTCGGATCATCGGGTGCTGGTCGCCGTTACTGCCTGGCGGCGTTGAATTCCTCGATGATGTTGTCCCCGCCGTCTTTTTTCCATCTTTCGATCGCTTTATCGAAGCCGGCCTTGTCGATTTGCCCGTAAATATACTGATACGTCGCATCCGTCATAATCTGCTGCAGTTCCACGCCTTTCTCGGCATAGGTGGCCGAATCGAGCGCGGCCGTCGGGTCCTTGACGCCGATTTTCTCGTTTTCGACGATGAGCTGTTCGGCATGAATCCGCCCCGGCAGCTCGTTCAGGCTTTCGTACATGCCGTTCGTCGCGGCCTCGCCGATGACGCTGTCCTTGTAGCCTTTGACTTCGCGTTCCACGAGCTCCTTGTCGTCGGAAACCTTCGCTTTGCCGTCGACGACCGTGTAGTGGACGCCTTCGATGCCCCAGTACATGAGATTCGCCACTTCCGGCGTCATCATTTTGTCGAAGAAGGCCAAAATCTTTTTCAGCTCCGCTTCGTCCTTGACGGCCGTTTTCGGGAACAAAATGACGTTATTGTAGCCCGGAATCATCCATTGGCGAAGCTCGCCGTCGGGACCGGCCACCATGCTGTGCACGTCCAGGACGGCTTCCGGCACGTTTTTGATAAGATCCTTGTTCAGCGAGTCGATATCCTGCATCGAGCCGCCGATATAGATGCCGGCTTTGCCGCTCGTGAACATTTTGACCGCGTCGGTTTTGCTCGTCGCCGCGAAGTCCTGGTTCATGTAGCCGCCGTCGCGCAGCTTTTTGAAGAAGTCCATCGTCTCGACGTACTGCGGGAACATGAACTCCGGCAGCAGCTTGCCGTCCTGCTCGCCCCAGTAGTTCGGCGTGCCGAACCAGGCCGAAACCGTCTTGAACGCGCCGTAGACGAGTTCGTTGCGGTCGACGATGCCGATCGTGTCCGCCTGGCCGTTGCCGTCGGGATCTTTTTCCGTAAACGCTTTCGCCATTTCGAACAGCTCGTCGACGTTTGCCGGCGGCTGGATGCCGAGTTTGTCCGCCCAGTCCTTGCGGTAAATGATGCCCTGGCGCGCCAGCGGGCGGCCGATGTACAGCGAGTACAGCTTGCCTTCGACCTTCGTATTGTCCAAAATTTCCGGCTTCAGCTTGCTCAGGTTCGGAAACTCCGACAGGTAAGGCCCGATTTCCCAGAACTGGCCGTCCTTGATCGCTTCCCTCATGAGCAGGAACGTCGTGGAGTTTTTCAAATACGTGACCTGCGGCAGCGTTCCGGTGGCGAACGACGAGTTCAATTTCTCTTCGTAAGTGTCCGCCGGGAAAAATTGATACGTCAGCTTGGTGTTCGTGAGCTTTTCGACTTCGGTTTTGATGCGGTCGGGCGGCGTCTCCGCCGTGTTGAGCGGCAGCATGATCGTAATTTCGGTCGGCTTTTCGTCCGCCGGCGCTTCCGCGCTTGCGCTCGGGCTCGCGCCGGAAGGCGCCGCTCCGCCGGATGCGGACGGCGACGCGTTATTGCTTCCCCCGGTGGCGCACGCCCCGAGCAGCATGGCAAGCGCGGTCGCCGTGCAAAGCGCGAGCGATAAAGGCTTTCTGTTCATGTTTCGTAGACCTCCATCTTTTTTTGAAATTGGATTTCCGGTCCTGCACCTTGAACACTACACCCCGGCGAACGGTTGCGTATACAATCCTTTGCTCAGGTCGAGCCGTCCGGCCGGCCCGCGTGAAAAAATGATTATTCTCGGCCAAAATGACACCCGGACCGCTCTCGAATCGTCAACGAAATGAAAAAGACGGCCGCCCGGAATGCATCCGGATGACCGTCCGATGGTTCGCCGCACCGTTGTTTGGCCCCGCTCGCCATTCGTTTCCGCGATTCGCCGTTCATTTCGCCGAGCCGAAATAGCCTTGCGTAAACTCCTTAATAATTTGATCGCCTCCGTTTTGCTTCCAGCGCTCGATTTCCTTTTTGAACCCCGCCTCGTCCAGCTGGCCCAAGATATAATTGTAAGTCGCGTCTGATATGATTTTGTTCAGCTCCGCATTTCGCTCGTCGTACGTGACGGACTCCAGGCTGACCGTCGGATCGCGAACGATGAACTTCTCGTTGTCCGAGGTAAGCCGCTCCGCGATTTCCGTCAGCGACTCCTGCTCCTTGATTTTCATCAGATTCGGGTTGCTCATATCCGCGATCATCAGCGTATACAGGGCATTCACTTCCATGACGCGAAGCCGCGTGCTTTCCTGCGGCAGCACCACGAACTCTCCGTCTTTGACATAGTGGCGGCCCTCGTGGCCGTACTTCATCAAGTTCGCGACATCCGCGTCCATCGTCCGGTCGAAAAAGCCAAGAATCCGCTTCAGCTCCTCCTCCGTTTTGATCGCCTTTTTGGAAAACAAATACAAGCCGTTATAATTCGGAATCGACCATATGCGATAACCGTGGGGCCCTTCGATCCGGTTGACGACCGTAAATCGG
Coding sequences within it:
- a CDS encoding allantoinase is translated as MAAKYDLVIKGGRVVLDDRVERTDIGIQGGKIAVLGTVPAEEAETALEAEGLVVVPGMIDVHVHFNEPGMAHWEGFPSGSAALAAGGCTAYFDMPLNGLPPTTTLAALEEKKRLAKGRSRVDYAFWGGLVPGNLEELAPLAEAGVVGFKAFMSAAGGKEEGAFREVDDATLYAGMREIARLGKILALHAESEAVIRALAADKASRGLAGPADYLQTRPVYAEVEAVRRALFFAEQTGCPLHFVHISSPEAAEEIARAKRSGLDVTLETCPHYLTLTGDALEQAGPVAKCAPPLRTQAEVEGLWAAIARGEIDMIASDHSPCPPEMKTSADWFEIWGGISGAQNSLELVLGEGHAARGLELPLLCRLLSGGPARRFGLGPRKGQIAVGADADLAIVDFSPYVLRKEHLHDRHKQNVYIGKTMRCRVQTTVLRGSVVYDRHGGVADAAAGEWFGPLATGK
- a CDS encoding PucR family transcriptional regulator, whose protein sequence is MQLQELLKLPVYRGARLLAGKGGAARQVKSVNMMDAPDIIGFLKPNDLLLTTGYAMRDKPEELAGLIRQMAENGCAGLGIKLKRFLHEIPQSALDLADELDFPLIELALEPSLGELLQASLSRMMEKHNEELHYAIDLHRDFSRMIMQGHGIAAVIQALSRVVEGTALLMNHRCETIFGSGPLPDAVFGQLREQSRRMLAGQPDSDAETVGLRLPADETEEGPEAFFYRIRLPQQTYFMVLVNAARMDGSPLPSLAVEQAANVIGFELMKQQAVRERTRRFKNEYFDNLVEGRFGSAAEILHSGKRYGLQDRVPYLCIAAQTDPGTGEADDSQFQKRDYIYERLKTMLSERKRKFVMFNKKERYVLLVEWERQPASGVALLSRELAELQESLFSADRVSLSFGIGNPAEQLTQIPGAFKEAANALELGYRGRQTRFVQIYRAKEVAGLLGMIPKEARRDFVAESFRPLANVEPGEREELLNTARAFLETQGQIAETAKRLYIHRNTVAYRMAKFEKLTGRSLRDPNDSLRLRLAFLLRELQ
- a CDS encoding carbohydrate ABC transporter permease, producing MVEDRTFGGRLFSIVNFALLAVIALVTVLPFVHVVAGSFTTNAEIAAKKFILVPTVWSTEAYRFIFSTPTIFRAMAVSIGVTLVGTLFSMLITSLMAYGLSRRDLDGRRGLMFLVVFTMLFSGGMIPTFLVVKELGLIDTYAALILPSAITAFNMIILKNFFQNIPEGLEESAKIDGCHDFGILFRIVLPLSMPAIATISLFYAVTYWNTYMNAILYLNKSEMWPIQVLLRQIVVLASGMDYSSNLDSAVPPPEQSVKMAVIVVATLPILLVYPFLQKHFAKGAMLGSIKG
- a CDS encoding ABC transporter permease, which produces MAVRSQAALRERTKSERKKRMWRNRWIYVMILPGLLYFLIFKYVPMFGLVISFQDYKPFKGILGSEWVGFEHFERLFTMPDFWQILSNTLILFGMNLVFYFPVPIILALMLNEVRTAFFKKFFQSLVYLPHFMSWVIIVSIGYVMLTMDGGIINELLVMLGLPKINFLLSPEWFRPTYIVQVIWREAGWGTIIYLAAIASIDPQLYEAARMDGAGRLRQIWHITLPAIRSVIVVLLILKIGDVLELGFEHVYLLLNSMNRNVAEIIDTYVYTAGLRQMQFSYSAAVGFFKSAVGLVLVMVANRLAKRFGEEGIY
- a CDS encoding extracellular solute-binding protein, whose amino-acid sequence is MNRKPLSLALCTATALAMLLGACATGGSNNASPSASGGAAPSGASPSASAEAPADEKPTEITIMLPLNTAETPPDRIKTEVEKLTNTKLTYQFFPADTYEEKLNSSFATGTLPQVTYLKNSTTFLLMREAIKDGQFWEIGPYLSEFPNLSKLKPEILDNTKVEGKLYSLYIGRPLARQGIIYRKDWADKLGIQPPANVDELFEMAKAFTEKDPDGNGQADTIGIVDRNELVYGAFKTVSAWFGTPNYWGEQDGKLLPEFMFPQYVETMDFFKKLRDGGYMNQDFAATSKTDAVKMFTSGKAGIYIGGSMQDIDSLNKDLIKNVPEAVLDVHSMVAGPDGELRQWMIPGYNNVILFPKTAVKDEAELKKILAFFDKMMTPEVANLMYWGIEGVHYTVVDGKAKVSDDKELVEREVKGYKDSVIGEAATNGMYESLNELPGRIHAEQLIVENEKIGVKDPTAALDSATYAEKGVELQQIMTDATYQYIYGQIDKAGFDKAIERWKKDGGDNIIEEFNAARQ